The Sedimentisphaera salicampi genome includes a region encoding these proteins:
- a CDS encoding DcrB-related protein has protein sequence MADIRHYDYKFTVPDNWFDGSTVSWIGPADEGYCPNITITRNFLESEKTSGDYSKGVKDALSSQFGDSGYEVIKEYDLTVSEEIEAAARIHKFYVEKIGFKVCQLQVYAVRGKEALTLTCSDKEDTFESNRGIFENAVNSFKFLV, from the coding sequence ATGGCTGATATAAGACACTACGACTACAAGTTTACAGTACCAGATAACTGGTTCGACGGCTCTACGGTTTCGTGGATCGGGCCTGCAGACGAAGGGTACTGCCCGAATATAACGATAACAAGGAATTTCCTCGAATCCGAGAAAACCTCAGGAGATTATTCTAAGGGGGTTAAAGATGCCTTGTCTTCTCAGTTTGGGGATTCAGGTTATGAGGTGATAAAAGAATACGATCTGACGGTTTCTGAAGAGATAGAAGCCGCAGCAAGGATACATAAATTTTATGTGGAAAAAATTGGATTTAAGGTTTGTCAGCTTCAGGTGTATGCCGTACGAGGGAAAGAAGCCCTAACGCTCACTTGTTCTGATAAGGAAGATACTTTTGAAAGTAACAGGGGCATTTTTGAGAATGCTGTTAATAGTTTTAAGTTTTTAGTGTAA
- a CDS encoding cadherin domain-containing protein has translation MTRKLITSMLVLFALALSNVWAAPTEPPTISLDNNEIEENNAEGELIGNLSYVPSDPNSSVAYSLGGEDAGSFSVSDSSLYAGQTSFDYEAANAFQIEITATEIPGGAKETKSFTINIIDVNEAPTGLNLSGTSITENASSGTLLGFISAEDPDGKPEFAFYQFTVVDSLYFYVDQGKLKNSQPLDYEQNNFHTIQIQAVDTNKPANTITETFTITVSDTNDAPENLTLDESAVEENLDSPAMVGSFSVEDDDPNQTHSYSFVSGFDESSFTIEGTSLKTAESFNYEEKSSYTVKVECTDSGSPAESVAKEFEILIEDVNEKPVNLAIDNSSIDENEPAGTLVGDFTVDDEDASQTHSYSFVSGFDESSFTIEGSSLKTAESFNYEEKSSYTVKVECTDSGSPAKSVTEEFEITIEDVNDKPVNLAIDNSSIDENEPAGTLVGDFTVDDEDASQTHSYSFVSGLDESSFTIEGSSLKTAESFNYEEKSSYTVKVECTDSGSPAKSVTEEFEITIEDVNDKPVNLAIDNSSIDENEPAGTLVGDFTVDDEDPNQTHSYSFVSGLDESSFAIEGTSLKTAESFNYEEKSSYTVKVECTDSGSPAKSVTEEFEITIQDVNDKPVIDQGEQLAHESYDYVVNYINLSASDEDNTTNELNWEISQDPNSNGNVSVKEDDGRITLRSKDGYQGDYSFTVKVEDTEGGADTITVNETVLAPIEISTSAQLASVGQNAQMPLNGSYTLTNDMNLESLEDFEIASDPNSPFLGVFNGNRKALLNYKPQDPASSSIFGVIGKDALVRDLNVEDVQASFGSVDSAPLFADTIQGQVKRCGLTGRLSAENVSGVLAPFADVIGEGSVLEDVYVAVDIEAMSSGAVSGFVRSFEGALTRCFIYGPASGSDIYAFNSEGSADFTNAYFNNEYFSCSQAVGLGSIEFQDEANFAGFDFEGPESPNAIWAINPDYPVFAWRKYSGGGTGNPEDPYQIVDPEDAVAFFEDKNNTSSSYELKDDIDLSGLDTEPIGTVSEPFTGVFDGNGYTLVNPEYTSDDEFAGLFGVVQGGTIKGVTIENPSKPSEADFEGISYYGGLCSYLYSGTIKDCHVIMDSDKTLEINIPNRENLICYAGLLCGSNYGGTIEQSSVSGKLLLNIEGQGYEPKVTVGGFVGSCDYSSTITDCYAKSAVEISADPNLSAENAGLFAGENYGNVNNCYSAVWQGAQVPNLYGFAEVNFGSLSNVYAPPQLSALGLGSFEGLTSQDLTGVLPKTWDDEVWILNTEDTPSLRSEGYPCDYNFDEIVNILDYIEFVNLWVEGSQRADLNEDNTINYEDLTVFMTYWLDSK, from the coding sequence ATGACTCGAAAATTGATTACAAGTATGCTGGTTCTTTTTGCTCTTGCGTTAAGCAATGTTTGGGCAGCGCCCACTGAACCCCCGACAATTAGCCTCGATAACAATGAAATCGAGGAGAATAATGCTGAAGGGGAGCTGATAGGCAATCTAAGCTATGTGCCCAGCGACCCAAATTCTTCTGTAGCTTATTCGCTGGGAGGCGAAGATGCTGGGAGCTTCTCAGTTTCTGACAGCTCGCTTTATGCCGGCCAAACCAGCTTCGATTATGAAGCAGCTAATGCCTTTCAGATTGAGATAACCGCAACTGAGATTCCGGGGGGGGCTAAGGAAACCAAAAGCTTCACTATAAACATCATCGATGTTAATGAAGCTCCCACCGGTTTGAATTTATCCGGAACGAGTATAACCGAGAACGCATCTTCCGGCACATTACTCGGCTTTATATCAGCGGAAGATCCGGACGGCAAACCAGAGTTTGCTTTTTATCAATTTACGGTAGTGGATTCCTTGTATTTTTATGTTGATCAGGGCAAACTGAAGAATTCGCAGCCCTTGGATTACGAACAGAATAATTTTCATACAATTCAAATTCAGGCCGTGGACACCAATAAGCCTGCCAACACAATAACTGAGACTTTTACCATAACCGTTTCTGATACAAACGATGCTCCAGAAAATCTTACTCTGGACGAATCTGCTGTTGAGGAAAATCTCGATTCCCCAGCAATGGTAGGATCTTTCTCTGTTGAGGATGATGATCCGAATCAAACGCACTCATACAGTTTTGTAAGCGGTTTTGATGAGAGTTCTTTCACAATAGAAGGCACCAGCCTCAAAACGGCCGAATCGTTCAACTATGAGGAAAAATCCAGCTATACTGTTAAGGTCGAATGTACAGACAGCGGCAGCCCGGCAGAAAGCGTTGCTAAAGAATTCGAGATATTAATTGAAGACGTAAATGAAAAGCCGGTAAACCTCGCAATTGATAACTCATCAATCGATGAAAATGAGCCGGCAGGAACTTTGGTTGGGGATTTCACAGTTGATGATGAAGACGCCTCTCAAACGCACTCATACAGCTTTGTAAGCGGTTTTGATGAGAGTTCTTTCACAATAGAAGGCTCCAGCCTTAAAACAGCCGAATCGTTCAACTATGAGGAAAAATCCAGCTATACTGTCAAAGTTGAATGTACAGACAGCGGCAGTCCGGCAAAAAGCGTTACGGAAGAATTCGAGATAACAATTGAAGACGTAAATGACAAGCCGGTAAACCTCGCAATTGATAATTCATCAATCGATGAAAATGAGCCGGCAGGAACTTTGGTTGGGGATTTCACAGTTGATGATGAAGACGCCTCTCAAACGCACTCATACAGCTTTGTAAGCGGTCTTGATGAGAGTTCTTTCACAATAGAAGGCTCCAGCCTTAAAACAGCCGAATCGTTCAACTATGAGGAAAAATCCAGCTATACTGTCAAAGTTGAATGTACAGACAGCGGCAGTCCGGCAAAAAGCGTTACGGAAGAATTCGAGATAACAATTGAAGACGTAAATGACAAGCCGGTAAACCTCGCAATTGATAATTCATCAATCGATGAAAATGAGCCGGCAGGAACTTTGGTTGGCGATTTTACAGTTGATGATGAAGACCCGAATCAAACGCACTCATACAGCTTTGTAAGCGGTCTTGATGAGAGCTCTTTTGCGATAGAAGGCACCAGCCTCAAAACGGCCGAATCGTTCAACTATGAGGAAAAATCCAGCTATACTGTCAAAGTTGAATGTACAGACAGCGGCAGCCCGGCAAAAAGCGTTACGGAAGAATTCGAGATAACAATTCAAGATGTGAATGACAAACCGGTAATAGACCAGGGCGAACAGCTTGCCCATGAATCTTATGATTATGTGGTAAATTATATAAATTTATCGGCTTCGGATGAAGACAATACTACCAATGAGCTTAATTGGGAGATATCTCAAGACCCGAATTCAAATGGGAATGTTTCAGTCAAAGAAGATGACGGCCGGATCACACTGCGTTCTAAAGACGGCTATCAGGGCGATTATTCCTTTACAGTGAAGGTTGAAGACACCGAAGGCGGTGCTGATACGATCACTGTCAACGAAACAGTTTTAGCACCAATTGAAATATCTACTTCTGCTCAGCTTGCTTCTGTGGGTCAGAATGCCCAAATGCCTTTGAACGGCTCTTACACTCTTACTAATGATATGAATTTAGAGTCTCTGGAAGATTTCGAAATTGCTTCAGATCCAAATTCACCCTTCCTCGGTGTTTTCAACGGCAATAGAAAAGCCCTTTTGAACTACAAGCCGCAAGACCCCGCTTCCAGCAGCATATTCGGCGTTATAGGTAAAGATGCTTTAGTGAGAGATCTTAATGTAGAAGATGTTCAGGCCTCTTTCGGCAGTGTTGATTCTGCACCTTTATTTGCAGATACAATTCAAGGTCAGGTAAAACGCTGCGGACTTACCGGCCGGCTTTCTGCTGAGAATGTCTCCGGCGTGTTAGCTCCTTTTGCAGATGTGATAGGCGAGGGATCGGTTCTTGAAGATGTTTATGTTGCAGTTGATATAGAAGCAATGAGCAGCGGAGCAGTTTCAGGATTTGTTCGCAGCTTTGAAGGGGCTCTTACAAGATGCTTCATTTATGGACCTGCCTCTGGCAGCGATATATATGCTTTCAACTCCGAAGGATCCGCAGATTTTACAAACGCCTATTTTAATAATGAATATTTCTCTTGTTCTCAGGCCGTTGGCCTTGGCTCAATTGAATTCCAGGATGAGGCAAACTTCGCTGGATTTGATTTCGAAGGACCGGAAAGTCCTAATGCAATCTGGGCGATCAACCCGGACTACCCCGTCTTTGCATGGAGAAAATATTCCGGCGGCGGAACAGGAAATCCTGAAGATCCTTACCAGATTGTAGATCCGGAAGATGCTGTAGCTTTCTTTGAAGATAAGAACAACACTTCAAGCAGTTATGAACTTAAAGATGATATAGATCTGAGCGGTTTAGACACTGAGCCTATAGGCACTGTATCCGAGCCGTTTACTGGTGTCTTCGATGGCAACGGTTATACACTCGTCAACCCTGAATACACTTCCGATGATGAATTTGCCGGCTTGTTCGGTGTAGTTCAGGGAGGTACAATCAAGGGTGTTACGATAGAGAACCCCTCTAAGCCATCTGAGGCAGATTTTGAAGGCATAAGCTATTATGGCGGCCTTTGCAGCTACCTCTACAGTGGAACGATTAAGGACTGCCATGTTATTATGGATTCCGATAAAACCCTTGAGATTAACATCCCGAACCGTGAGAATCTGATTTGCTATGCAGGTTTGCTGTGCGGCTCAAATTACGGTGGAACGATTGAGCAGTCTTCAGTTTCAGGCAAGCTACTGCTTAACATAGAAGGCCAAGGGTATGAGCCTAAGGTAACAGTTGGCGGTTTTGTAGGTTCCTGCGACTACTCAAGCACCATCACAGATTGTTACGCAAAATCTGCTGTAGAGATATCCGCAGATCCAAACCTTAGTGCTGAAAATGCGGGGCTGTTTGCAGGCGAAAATTACGGAAACGTGAACAACTGCTATTCTGCCGTCTGGCAGGGAGCACAGGTTCCCAATTTGTATGGATTTGCAGAAGTCAATTTCGGTTCTCTGTCCAATGTTTATGCCCCGCCGCAACTCTCAGCATTAGGCTTAGGTAGCTTTGAAGGACTGACATCGCAAGACCTTACAGGCGTATTGCCAAAAACTTGGGATGATGAAGTCTGGATTCTGAATACTGAAGACACGCCTTCGTTAAGAAGCGAGGGATATCCTTGCGACTACAACTTTGATGAGATTGTGAATATCCTGGATTATATAGAATTTGTCAATCTATGGGTAGAAGGTTCTCAGAGGGCAGACCTGAATGAAGATAATACAATAAATTACGAAGACTTGACAGTATTTATGACATATTGGCTTGATTCAAAATGA
- a CDS encoding DUF3592 domain-containing protein has translation MIYIFFAIVAIITVYSFIKFLSSANWVKTEGVILESRVDKFHNRNIEDTLRYQFKPVVRYSYTVNGAGYTGNNIFSGSKDVLMHSSADAEQMIEDYKKDKMVNVYYNPEKPEESCLISAGSLPKSFIAVLGIILLVIGSVIFMGIKFINKG, from the coding sequence ATGATATATATATTTTTTGCAATTGTTGCGATTATTACTGTTTATTCTTTTATCAAATTTCTCTCAAGCGCAAACTGGGTAAAAACAGAAGGTGTGATTCTCGAATCACGAGTGGACAAATTTCATAACCGCAACATTGAGGATACTTTAAGGTATCAGTTTAAGCCTGTCGTTAGGTACAGCTATACTGTTAACGGAGCAGGGTACACAGGTAATAATATCTTCTCCGGAAGTAAGGATGTGCTGATGCACAGCAGTGCAGATGCTGAACAGATGATTGAGGATTATAAAAAGGATAAGATGGTGAATGTGTATTACAATCCGGAAAAGCCGGAAGAAAGCTGTCTGATAAGTGCTGGCTCGCTGCCTAAATCCTTTATCGCAGTTTTGGGAATTATTTTGCTGGTCATTGGTTCAGTTATTTTTATGGGAATCAAGTTCATCAATAAGGGTTGA
- a CDS encoding PAAR domain-containing protein yields MPLAARTGDYHSCPQVIPGNPPIPHVGGPLTSGSDSSVLIGGMPAGVVGTMATCTGPTDSVANGASTVLIGNKPAAYMGSVTAHGGTITAGCGSVIIGAVPVPPPPPPVPPDVPDLPSAWEIAGGVIGAGIGAVAGALLPGIGMKEAAIAGAKIGAAVGAAAEAVFDTAVDTVNAAAEATMQAAEKAAGLAVEGAKTIGNAVTDGAKKVGKAVSDGAKKAAGMVKDGFNAVKGWFS; encoded by the coding sequence ATGCCGTTAGCAGCAAGAACAGGCGATTATCACAGTTGTCCGCAGGTTATACCGGGCAACCCCCCGATACCTCACGTAGGCGGGCCTCTCACCAGCGGGAGCGACTCGAGCGTTCTAATCGGAGGGATGCCGGCTGGTGTTGTGGGAACTATGGCAACCTGCACAGGCCCCACCGACAGTGTGGCCAATGGCGCTTCAACTGTTCTTATAGGCAATAAACCTGCTGCTTATATGGGTTCGGTAACTGCCCACGGAGGCACAATAACAGCGGGCTGCGGGAGTGTTATCATCGGCGCAGTGCCGGTGCCCCCTCCGCCTCCTCCTGTTCCGCCTGATGTGCCTGATTTGCCCTCAGCGTGGGAGATTGCAGGCGGGGTCATAGGTGCAGGAATTGGCGCTGTAGCCGGCGCTTTGCTTCCGGGTATTGGAATGAAGGAAGCAGCGATAGCAGGGGCGAAAATTGGGGCTGCTGTCGGAGCGGCCGCAGAAGCTGTTTTTGATACCGCAGTTGATACGGTAAACGCAGCAGCGGAGGCCACGATGCAGGCTGCAGAAAAAGCGGCCGGGCTTGCTGTGGAAGGCGCAAAGACAATCGGAAACGCTGTTACCGATGGAGCGAAGAAAGTGGGCAAAGCCGTTTCGGATGGAGCGAAGAAAGCCGCGGGTATGGTTAAAGACGGATTTAATGCTGTAAAGGGATGGTTTAGTTAA